CTCCCTGCTCACCGGGCACCTGGAGCCCACGAACGACGCCTACGCGATCGCCAAGATCGCCGGCATCCTGCAGACGCAGGCCGTGCGGCGCCAGTACGGCCTGCCGTGGATCAGTGCGATGCCGACGAACCTCTACGGGCCGAACGACAACTTCTCGCCGAAGGGCTCGCATGTGCTACCGGCGCTCATCCGTCGCTATGACGATGCGGCGAAGGCGGGTGCGCCATCGGTGACCAACTGGGGAACGGGAACTCCCCGGCGGGAGTTTCTGCACGCCGATGACATGGCCGACGCATGCCTGCACCTGCTCGAGCATTACGACGGGCCCGATCAGGTGAACGTCGGCACGGGCTCCGACGTCACGATCCGCGAGATCGCCGAGACGATCGCCGGGGTCACGGGCTTCACGGGCGAGACCGCATGGGACACGTCGAAGCCCGACGGCACTCCGCAGAAGCTGCTCGATGTCTCCAAACTCGCCGAGGCGGGATGGACGGCGAAGATCACGCTCGAAGAGGGGATGGAGCGCACCGTCGCCTGGTATCGCGACCATGTCGACAGCATCCGCGAGTAGCGCGCTGTTCCGTCATATCGTGCTCTTCCGTGTGCACGACGATGTCAGCCACGACCGGGTGGAGGAGGCGATCGAAGGTTTGCGATCGCTGGCCTCACTGCCCGGCGTGGTCGAGTGGCGCGTGGAACTCTCGCTCGACGCGCGAAAAGGGCGAGTGATCGTCGAAGATGCGACCTTCGTGGATCAGGGCAGCTTCGAGCGGTTCCGCCTCGACCCACGCCACGTCCACGCAGCAGAAGCGATGTCCCACATCGCCGACTGGTGGAACGGCGATTACGCCGCCTGACGATACGCGGGCGCAGGTGCGCTGCGGATAGAGGACGTACGGTCTTGTACCTCCGAAGCCACCGCCGCCCATCCCACAAAGTCGCGGTCGCGGAACTCGTGAGCTATCGAGCAGTACGCATCGCGTCCGCTCCAGATAGCCTTCGCAGGCGACACACGGGAACCGCACTCGGCGCAGTTCACGCTCTCGATTCCCCAGATCAGCGCGTTGATGCGCTTCTTGACACGCTCGAGCATCATCCCCCCAGAGTGCTCACACAACCATTCCCCCCGGAATGGTGGGACAACTACGTCCAAGCGATGAAACTACGCCCAATCCCGGTAAAGATCAATTGGGAAGCGGCGCAAGCTTCAGGAGCGCGAACAAC
The sequence above is a segment of the Microbacterium sp. PM5 genome. Coding sequences within it:
- a CDS encoding GDP-L-fucose synthase codes for the protein MTTAVDGVEYTPGELDRDATFYVAGHRGLVGSAIVRRLESAGFENIVGKTSAELDLKDRDAVFSYMGEAKPKYVVLAAAKVGGILANSTYPVDFLSDNMRIQVNVLDAALANDVERVLFLGSSCIYPKFAEQPIREDSLLTGHLEPTNDAYAIAKIAGILQTQAVRRQYGLPWISAMPTNLYGPNDNFSPKGSHVLPALIRRYDDAAKAGAPSVTNWGTGTPRREFLHADDMADACLHLLEHYDGPDQVNVGTGSDVTIREIAETIAGVTGFTGETAWDTSKPDGTPQKLLDVSKLAEAGWTAKITLEEGMERTVAWYRDHVDSIRE
- a CDS encoding Dabb family protein gives rise to the protein MLFRVHDDVSHDRVEEAIEGLRSLASLPGVVEWRVELSLDARKGRVIVEDATFVDQGSFERFRLDPRHVHAAEAMSHIADWWNGDYAA